One window of Salvelinus sp. IW2-2015 unplaced genomic scaffold, ASM291031v2 Un_scaffold5502, whole genome shotgun sequence genomic DNA carries:
- the LOC112078289 gene encoding lysosomal-trafficking regulator-like translates to MPSGGSRIGSEEAFYLYASGPDLTSIMPCKYGKPSGTFSKYVTTDGLKCDTVRELMMKNKDVDTAALIECLAVVYAPSSPRVYTIYEPVIRLKGQAKTMVSQRPFSSREGPVCGAGDTRPQDHAACRTTGPAERPTQDRRKPGPSCSSLHG, encoded by the exons ATGCCTTCTGGAG GCTCCCGTATCGGGTCAGAGGAGGCATTCTACCTGTATGCCTCTGGTCCAGACCTCACGTCTATCATGCCCTGTAAGTACGGTAAGCCCAGTGGGACCTTTTCCAAGTACGTCACCACGGACGGGTTGAAGTGTGACACTGTCAGAGAGCTAATGATGAAGAACAAGGATGTGGACACAGCAGCTCTCATA GAGTGTCTGGCAGTAGTGTACGCCCCCAGCAGCCCCAGGGTGTATACCATCTATGAGCCAGTGATCCGTCTGAAGGGTCAGGCTAAGACCATGGTGTCTCAGAGACCCTTCAGCTCTAGAGAAGGTCCAGTCTGCGGTGCTGGAGACACACGTCCTCAGGACCATGCTGCCTGCAGAACCACAGGGCCTGCAGAACGTCCTACACAAGATAGGAGGAAACCGGGTCCTTCGTGTTCCTCTTTGCACGGGTAG